One window of the Psilocybe cubensis strain MGC-MH-2018 chromosome 12, whole genome shotgun sequence genome contains the following:
- a CDS encoding DNA polymerase delta catalytic subunit gives MTWLSLPAEKYEVVPKDKAISHCQLEVFASVNDIEISKPVRNRKYAALRIVSFDIETSLRFSNDSQIIQPNAQEDSVLQIGCMAANYGQTNPYLRTIFTLKSCSPIEGAQVLSYDNERELLMAFRNFVIEVDPDVVTGYNIAQFDIPFLLNRADALEIPEFPYLGRVKNSPQRLSGLPRNYLWNCPAFTGRLLLDIYFFIRNSKKFEGKGNSTLNAISRVFLGEEKESVDYKQIPKLQDGTDSDRRTIAIYCLKDVYLALRLLPKINCLEQDVEAARTACIPFNAMRGKSYLIRVAQECRSQLNSIR, from the exons ATGACCTGGCTAAGTCTACCTGCCGAAAAATACGAGGTAGTTCCAAAGGATAAGGCTATCTCGCACTGTCAGCTAGAGGTATTTGCCAG TGTAAACGACATCGAAATTTCCAAGCCTGTTCGAAATCGAAAATATGCAGCACTGCGTATTGTGAGCTTTGATATCGAAACGTCCCTTAGATTTTCCAACGACTCGCAGATTATTCAGCCAAATGCACAAGAAGATTCCGTGTTGCAGATTGGATGCATGGCCGCAAATTATG GCCAGACCAATCCATACTTGCGCACAATATTCACCCTCAAGTCGTGCTCCCCGATTGAAGGAGCACAAGTACTATCGTATGACAATGAACGAGAGTTGCTGATGGCCTTCAGAAACTTTGTGATCGAGGTTGATCCGGATGTTGTTACAGGATACAATATTGCCCAGTTTGACATACCCTTTCTGTTGAACCGAGCCGATGCGCTGGAAATACCAGAATTTCCGTACCTTGGTAGAGTTAAAA ATTCACCACAGCGCTTATCTGGTCTCCCACGCAATTATCTTTGGAATTGCCCAGCGTTTACAGGCCGTCTACTTCTTGACATCTACTTCTTCATCCGTAACAGTAAGAAATTCgagggaaaaggaaacagTACGCTGAATGCCATCTCTCGTGTCTTCTTGggcgaagaaaaagaaagcgTCGACTACAAACAAATCCCCAAGCTTCAGGATGGTACGGATAGCGACCGTCGAACAATCGCCATTTACTGTTTAAAG GATGTATATCTCGCATTGCGCCTGCTTCCGAAAATCAACTGCCTCGAACAAGACGTCGAGGCTGCTCGCACAGCTTGTATTCCATTCAACGCCATGAGGGGGAAAAGTTATTTAATCAGAGTGGCACAAGAATGCCGCAGCCAATTAAACAGCATCAGGTAA
- a CDS encoding Eukaryotic translation initiation factor 3 subunit A has product MAPFSKPETVLKQAEGLISVGQSHAALQSMTEMFSSKRFRSTPLTSLEPIMHRFIELCVDMRKGRTAKEGLMQYKNIAQNTSVQSIETVITRFVQLADQKVREAQEKAAVKSAVDIDDLEASETPESILLGAVSGDQNKDRTDRALVTPWLKFLWESYRTSLETLKNNMRLEAIYQQIAQQAFKFCLKHQRKVEFRRLCETLRLHLSNVAKYSHQQYSINLSDPETLQHHLDTRFAQLNTSVELELWQEAFRSVEDVHNLLTMAKKAPRPAMMANYYEKLTKIFLMSGNALYHAAAWSRYYAVVSSIGGVSNEEMGRLAAQVLVSALAVPVGLHTEEPDELKGKNARLTALLGLSRMPTRSGLLKDALARDILKLSPVSVKKLYNILEVTFDPLTLCATIAPLLQTLAGDEAFSLYLPLLQRALLSRLLSQLSQVYSTIKISNLLSLVAPLKDAGLEGSFDDEQVEAYIMGCARRGELSVRIDHKDGSITFVDDPFVTSDDQPTASTSTASTSTRESAIQPSTAELVRTRLSKVALCLHNTLEAIEEKPPAPTAEEQAARFRTLVAAVESERKALQLRRALVARRRELLSELSVRKEKEESSRRAESSRREKEEETRRAKEDLRRREQERTKKEIESIRIDEAKKYAQSLVDKGILKANEVDKLESFDTEGLITIQVAQLEKEKKELQERLRITSKRIDHIERAYRKEERSLLAQDYEQQQKTDKETFENIQKSRLEAAYRAHQEDLQTKARLSRMLGDYKERRQVVIEKKGEEFKRKLEAAQRKIAEEKEKRRKQVMKAREEEAKRQAALEEARAKKEAEEARLAAERAAEEERLRLEAEAAAARAEEEKRKLEAEAAARREAREKERQEAREKALLQQRREEEALARRAAQKAAPAPSAVPASVRAGAKDEPGVWRRSSATPTSSVPATPVRSSADAPAPPSRSESPAPGAAPAKYRPGALGGGGWRQREQEKAAGGGPTPPAAAAAAAPLAKEEPKKDEDGFQTVSSTRGGGVWRPRRGRA; this is encoded by the exons ATGGCGCCCTTTTCCAAACCAGAGACCGTGCTTAAGCAGGCGGAGGGCCTCATCTCCGTCGGACAGAGCCACGCTGCGCTGCAGTCAATGACCGAGATGTTCTCTTCAAAACGATTTAGATCGACCCCGCTCACCTCTCTCGAGCCCATTATGCATCGTTTCATCGAGCTTTGTGTCGACATGCGCAAGGGCCGCACAGCCAAGGAGGGACTCATGCAGTACAAAAACATCGCACAAAACACAAGCGTGCAGAGTATCGAGACCGTTATCACCCGATTTGTGCAACTCGCGGACCAGAAGGTGCGCGAGGCGCAGGAAAAGGCGGCTGTCAAATCGGCCGTCGACATTGATGATTTGGAGGCGAGCGAAACACCGGAGAGTATCCTTCTCGGTGCTGTCAGCGGTGATCAGAACAAGGACCGCACTGATCGTGCCCTTGTCACCCCCTGGCTCAAGTTCCTTTGGGAAAGTTATAGGACTTCATTGGAGACACTCAAAAACAATATGAGACTTGAGGCTATTTACCAG CAAATTGCCCAACAAGCCTTCAAATTCTGCCTGAAACATCAGCGCAAAGTCGAATTCCGCCGTCTCTGCGAGACTCTCCGCCTCCATCTTTCCAACGTTGCCAAATACTCGCATCAGCAATATTCCATCAACCTTTCCGATCCAGAAACCCTCCAACACCATCTCGATACACGCTTCGCACAACTCAACACCTCTGTCGAGCTCGAGCTCTGGCAAGAAGCCTTCCGATCGGTCGAAGATGTCCACAACCTCCTCACGATGGCCAAGAAGGCGCCACGCCCCGCCATGATGGCCAACTACTACGAAAAACTGACAAAGATCTTCCTCATGAGTGGCAACGCCCTCTATCACGCCGCTGCGTGGAGCCGGTACTACGCCGTCGTAAGCTCAATCGGCGGGGTGTCAAATGAGGAAATGGGCAGGTTGGCCGCCCAGGTCCTCGTCAGCGCCCTTGCTGTTCCTGTCGGCCTGCACACTGAGGAGCCAGACGAACTCAAGGGTAAAAATGCACGCCTCACGGCGCTGCTTGGCCTCAGCCGCATGCCCACACGCTCTGGATTGCTCAAGGACGCT CTTGCCCGTGACATCCTCAAGCTCTCCCCTGTGTCGGTTAAAAAATTGTACAACATCCTTGAAGTGACGTTTGACCCACTGACCCTCTGCGCTACCATTGCACCACTGCTGCAGACATTGGCTGGCGATGAAGCGTTCTCGTTGtacctccctctcctccagCGTGCCCTGCTCTCGCGCCTTCTTTCTCAGCTCTCGCAGGTGTATTCCACCATCAAAATCAGCAACCTGCTGTCTCTCGTTGCACCACTCAAAGATGCCGGGCTTGAGGGCTCGTTCGACGACGAGCAGGTTGAGGCCTACATTATGGGCTGCGCACGCCGCGGTGAGCTCAGTGTCCGTATCGACCACAAAGATGGCAGCATCACATTCGTCGATGACCCCTTCGTCACCAGCGATGACCAGCCCACGGCGTCTACCTCGACTGCGTCGACATCCACGAGGGAAAGCGCGATCCAGCCTTCGACGGCTGAGCTCGTGCGCACGCGTTTGAGCAAGGTCGCGCTGTGCTTGCACAACACGCTTGAGGCGATTGAGGAGAAGCCCCCTGCTCCGACTGCGGAGGAACAGGCTGCACGGTTCCGCACgcttgttgctgctgttgagtCGGAGCGCAAAGCTTTGCAGCTGCGCCGTGCGCTTGTTGCACGTCGTCGTGAGCTCCTTAGCGAACTTAGTGTAcgcaaggagaaggaggaaagcAGCCGACGGGCGGAATCGTCcaggagggagaaggaagaggagacGAGAAGGGCCAAGGAGGACTTGCGGAGGAGGGAACAGGAACGCACAAAGAAGGAGATTGAATCGATTAGGATTGATGAAGCCAAGAAGTACGCGCAGAGTCTCGTAGATAAGGGTATCTTGAAGGCGAATGAGGTTGAT AAATTGGAGTCGTTCGATACAGAGGGATTGATTACTATCCAAGTCGCACAGCtcgaaaaggagaagaaggagctCCAAGAGCGCCTGCGTATCACTAGCAAACGCATCGACCACATCGAACGTGCCTACCGAAAGGAAGAGCGCTCCTTACTCGCTCAGGACTATGAACAACAGCAAAAGACGGACAAAGAGACATTCGAGAATATCCAGAAATCGCGCCTCGAGGCTGCATACCGCGCGCACCAGGAAGACCTGCAGACCAAAGCGCGGCTGAGCCGCATGTTGGGTGACTATAAAGAGCGCAGGCAAGTGGTGATCGAGAAGAAGGGAGAGGAATTCAAGCGCAAGCTCGAAGCGGCGCAGAGGAAGATCgcggaggagaaggagaagaggaggaagcaGGTCATGAAGGCCCGCGAGGAGGAGGCGAAGAGGCAGGCGGCTCTCGAGGAGGCGCGTGCCAAGAAGGAGGCCGAGGAGGCCAGGCTAGCAGCCG AACGCGCTGCCGAGGAGGAACGTTTACGACTCGAAGCcgaggctgctgctgcccgtGCGGAAGAAGAGAAGCGCAAATTGGAGGCCGAGGCCGCTGCCCGACGCGAGGCACGCGAAAAAGAGCGCCAGGAAGCCAGAGAAAAAGCCCTGCTCCAGCAACgcagagaagaagaggctcTTGCACGCCGTGCCGCCCAGAAAGCGGCACCCGCGCCTTCCGCCGTCCCTGCATCCGTGCGCGCAGGCGCTAAAGACGAGCCGGGTGTGTGGAGACGCTCGTCGGCAACGCCTACAAGCTCGGTGCCCGCTACGCCTGTGCGTTCGTCGGCAGATGCGCCTGCGCCACCGTCGCGCTCTGAAAGCCCCGCGCCGGGTGCTGCGCCAGCCAAGTACAGGCCTGGTGCccttggaggaggaggatggaggcagagggagcaggagaaaGCTGCTGGAGGAGGTCCAACgcctcctgctgctgctgctgctgctgcgcccCTTGCGAAGGAGGAGCCAAAGAAGGATGAAGATGGATTCCAGACAGTTTCGAGTACTCGCGGTGGAGGAGTCTGGCGCCCTCGTAGAGGTCGCGCTTAG
- a CDS encoding DNA polymerase epsilon subunit 3 — protein MPRKETYAGPLSAQAQQDLVSEGLENYELPKSVVMKIAKSALPDNVKLQKETVLSLVKGSSVFINYLAHDVAQNKQHKSISASDVLKALEMIEFGDMVNKLQSELLIYREVSKNDKGKKGTTNGTSSARKAPQSSTSAPPKSKGKEKPGALPPPFTSAPLAAASSHSQGDTPMDIDDQTTSISAHGRSAGDDEDDEVNSATSDGELGNALEDDAGIEEEEEEEELVDNVALEEEELRNDSKGMDRDSDSDMV, from the exons ATGCCTCGTAAAGAAACGTACGCTGGCCCATTATCGGCACAAGCCCAACAAGATCTTGTATCAGAAGGTTTAGAGAATTATGAACTGCCGAAAAGTGTTGTGATGAAGATTGCAAAGTCTGCG CTCCCGGACAACGTGAAGCTGCAGAAGGAGACAGTCCTTTCTTTGGTTAAAGGTTCATCGGTGTTCATCAACTATCTCG CCCACGACGTCGCACAAAACAAGCAACATAAAAGCATATCCGCTTCCGATGTGTTAAAAGCGCTCGAAATGATCGAATTCGGTGACATGGTCAACAAGCTCCAATCTGAACTACTAA TCTACCGCGAAGTGTCAAAGAACGACAAAGGCAAGAAGGGAACAACCAATGGCACTTCTTCTGCACGCAAAGCACCCCAATCTAGTACATCTGCACCACCAAAgagcaaaggcaaagaaaaaCCTGGCGCTCTTCCTCCACCATTCACCTCCGCGCCTCTCGCGGCTGCTTCCTCGCACTCACAGGGGGACACCCCCATGGACATTGACGACCAAACTACCAGTATAAGTGCCCATGGGAGATCCGCcggcgacgacgaagacgacgaggtcAATTCAGCAACGTCAGATGGCGAGCTCGGCAACGCTTTAGAAGACGATGCGGggattgaagaagaggaggaagaagaggagctAGTGGACAACGTTGctttggaagaagaagagctaCGAAATGATAGCAAGGGAATGGATCGTGATTCGGACTCTGATATGGTCTAA
- a CDS encoding DNA polymerase delta catalytic subunit, which translates to MRKSFQLGTNSTVQRKQSFTTVLKEMAKDDKERSLTEWARPSIIIGEVEDQKKKPQINESARDSKESEILLFGVTENGHSILVRVTGFEHYLYIPAPKGISSADLNPLRDYLNALIAPPGTESLSSTNQLVSRIDMKQASTSMGVVPILINHLLRKELKSHTSYGSWLTKA; encoded by the exons ATGCGTAAATCTTTCCAGCTAGGGACCAACTCGACGGTCCAACGAAAGCAATCCTTCACAACTGTTCTTAAGGAGATGGCGAAAGACGACAAAG AGAGATCGTTAACCGAATGGGCAAGACCGTCAATCATAATTGGTGAAGTAGAGgatcagaaaaaaaagccaCAAATCA ATGAGAGCGCCCGCGATTCCAAGGAATCTGAAATTCTTCTATTTGGGGTCACAGAG AACGGACATTCCATCCTAGTTCGGGTCACCGGATTTGAACATTATCTGTATATCCCGGCGCCTAAAGGAATATCAAGCGCGGATCTAAATCCACTTCGAGATTACCTCAAT GCACTTATTGCACCCCCTGGAACAGAGTCGCTATCCTCTACCAATCAGTTGGTCTCAAGAATTGACATGAAACAGGCCAGCACCTCCATGGGAGTTGTTCCTATTCTCATC AACCACTTATTGCGGAAGGAGCTCAAGTCCCATACTTCCTACGGTTCATGGTTGACAAAGGCGTAA
- a CDS encoding Sesquiterpene synthase Agr1 encodes MAPSSQSFQLPDILGVINSIELRTNGHCRYATEASEKWLTETGILSVDELSYIHPTKIGLLSALCFPKCDFPQLRVLTDFCMLFFYSGLRENAEGETFRLWDVDHSQLSAQIAAGSVGEMDYKSGLDLLKGHVLLRQLHQRLVNLASAASETWNARFKKSVLDYQAAQEVRRMNRSRNDVPSLEEYTATAREMHGNSVLLDLAELLEVFEFPDLRGTEAEKIIHMKHAALDVIAWSLDVVSYQLQQYRGSTYNLVAVLMHHNSLSVQGAMNQCGNMIKQAFSSFCSTERAILDSIDSSKSSILSWMWTAKEISADTEAISEKIKRYIRALKDCISAVIHWAYETELFFGKKGSEIRTFGWVFVDHIPVITE; translated from the exons ATGGCGCCTTCAAGCCAGAGCTTTCAACTTCCTGACATCCTTGGGGTCATCAACTCTATAGAATTGCGGACTAATGGACATTGTCGTTACGCCACGGAGGCATCTGAAAAATGGCTCACTGAAACTGGAATCCTCTCCGTGGATGAACTATCGTATATTCATCCTACGAAAATCGGCTTGCTCTCTGCTCTTTGTTTCCCGAAGTGCGACTTTCCACAGTTACGGGTCCTCACCGACTTTTGCATGCTGTTTTTTTACTCAGGGCTGAGGGAGAATGCCGAAGGCGAAACCTTCCGTTTGTGGGATGTCGATCATTCCCAGCTGTCTGCACAAATAGCCGCCGGTTCTGTAGGCGAAATGGATTATAAAAGCGGGTTAGACCTGCTCAAAGGACACGTATTGCTCAGGCAGTTGC ACCAGCGTCTCGTCAATTTGGCCTCCGCGGCCTCGGAAACGTGGAACGCCCGGTTCAAAAAGTCTGTCCTGGATTATCAGGCGGCTCAAGAAGTGAGGCGGATGAATCGATCCCGAAATGATGTACCATCTCTTGAAGAATACACGGCAACTGCCCGTGAGATGCATGGAAATAGCGTCCTCCTTGACCTCGCGGAACTCTTGGAGGTCTTCGAATTCCCTGATCTGCGAGGAACCGAGGCAGAGAAAATCATTCATATGAAGCATGCTGCTTTAGATGTCATCGCGTGGTCTTTG GACGTTGTTTCTTATCAACTTCAGCAATACAGGGGGAGTACATACAATCTCGTGGCCGTATTGATGCATCACAACAGCTTATCTGTACAAGGCGCGATGAATCAATGCGGAAATATGATCAAGCAggcattttcttctttctgttCAACGGAACGAGCTATTCTCGACTCGATTGATAGTTCAAAGTCGTCTATTTTATCGTGGATGTGGACAGCTAAAGAAATATCTGCAGACACCGAGGCTATATCGGAAAAGATCAAGAGATACATCCGGGCATTGAAAGACTGTATTAGCGCTGTAATTCACTGGGCTTACGAAACGGAGCTGTTTTTTGGTAAGAAAGGCAGCGAAATTAGGACCTTTGGTTGGGTATTTGTCGATCACATTCCAGTAATTACGGAGTGA